One genomic window of Mycteria americana isolate JAX WOST 10 ecotype Jacksonville Zoo and Gardens chromosome 6, USCA_MyAme_1.0, whole genome shotgun sequence includes the following:
- the SYNPO2L gene encoding LOW QUALITY PROTEIN: synaptopodin 2-like protein (The sequence of the model RefSeq protein was modified relative to this genomic sequence to represent the inferred CDS: deleted 2 bases in 1 codon), translating to MGAEEEMLITLSGGAPWGFRLQGGSEQKRPLQVSKIRKRSKACRGGLWENDVLVSINGKSCAGLSHATAMQIIDSSNGTLNIRVKRIVGGDQTGPRLQRSPSPGQRVLSPPSPLSPPEQLLSPEPAGAPTTTQPSQPRRSQRHLESLTSPPDSEAYYGETDSDADNVAQEKHRRARKKSPRSPPDSTNSKADAPQDEVSLSEQSGYESMPEAAAQGGPEVASSVGVAKREIACPPGSRTDTPFSESEGQLRPPSTEGREPSPEAMLLPHGTKAIRAERHLIPMVGPVEHPVDEDLTTTYAEKAKQAKLHRHESIQEKNVKEAKTKCRTIASLLTDAPNPHSKGVLMFKKRRQRAKKYTLVSFGSVDEDRSYEEEDGVFPTSESEFDEEGFSDARSLTNHSDWDNVYLDIEKAKSDSEQKEEKQKGLSEASGKGARLFEQQRERAGKYTVEKVPSQKSPQLAPAAQPLQGKVNGDMPVPQKADSLPLSIHLEGVQVPSKQPATLPTQLLAPPSPTFFPPPPSTPDPFSASTTSMFNRSARPFTPGFSGQRPATSSVIFRPSAPKKPSESLGGQSTVVPPFSPLAPGTPANAPVPTHRGPVSSSTSLYIPAPGRPAPPLESQPGGGGSAPETKPSANTARTSTTSIFLSTPSKPGGDVASAASQPRVPGTASSSLYISPAPSQHMVSSSPMPKQPSPAVSPAMPRPPSEPLTSREQRIAVPAPRTGILQEARRRGNKKPMFSKIEEKKKNSPNPELLSLVQNLDEKPKGDHPGAGFESGPEEDFLSLGAEACNFMQSSGRKFKTPPPVAPKPQQQDAGLVNGAPDMPQLKGPQLKGKGAELFAKRQSRMDKFVVETTPKPESKPRTPSPSPSLPSSWKYSPNIRAPPPIAYNPMHSPFYPLAASKSQASKAESKVKKAPGQKSGIKVIDLMRHQPYQLKSAMFCFGDPPSPGIQESPGQPALQASSSFTAAKQVPVKTAKTQEIRRFSTPAPMPASSSLAPTVLVPRSATTLDEPVWRTEMASSAPTTPAPFQVELSQTPKPYQSSPEPSQTGQRPSPNPASASRFQVARPKFSAARTGMQANVWRPSFGHH from the exons aATAGTTGGTGGGGACCAGACAGGCCCACGGCTCCAGCGCTCCCCTTCTCCAGGGCAGCGAGTGCTCTCCCCGCCGTCCCCGCTCAGCCCCCCGGAACAGCTACTCAGCCCTGAACCAGCAGGAGCCCCGACCACCACACAGCCCTCGCAGCCACGGAGGTCGCAGAGGCACCTGGAGAGCCTCACCTCCCCACCAGACAGCGAGGCCTACTATGGCGAGACGGACAGCGATGCTGACAACGTGGCCCAGGAGAAGCACCGCCGGGCTCGCAAGAAAAGCCCACGCTCCCCACCTGACAGCACCAACAGCAAGGCGGATGCGCCTCAGGATGAGGTGTCCCTGTCTGAACAGAGCGGTTATGAGAGCATGCCGGAGGCTGCTGCACAGGGGGGACCTGAGGTGGCCAGCTCTGTCGGGGTGGCCAAGAGAGAGATTGCCTGCCCGCCTGGCAGCCGCACAGACACTCCATTCTCGGAGAGCGAGGGACAATTGCGGCCACCATCGACAGAGGGACGGGAGCCTTCTCCAGAGGCGATGCTCCTGCCCCATGGCACCAAGGCTATCCGAGCAGAACGCCATCTCATCCCCATGGTGGGGCCAGTGGAGCACCCAGTCGATGAAGACCTAACCACCACGTATGCGGAGAAAGCCAAGCAGGCCA AGCTCCACCGCCACGAGAGCATCCAAGAGAAGAACGTGAAAGAAGCCAAAACCAAGTGCAGAACCATTGCATCCCTGCTGACAGATGCACCCAACCCCCACTCCAAGGGAGTGTTGATGTTCAAGAAGCGCAGGCAAAGGGCTAAGAAGTATACATTGGTAAGCTTTGGGAGTGTCGACGAAGACCGCTCCTACGAGGAAGAAGACGGAGTTTTTCCAACTAGTGAGTCTGAATTTGATGAGGAAGGTTTCTCTGATGCCCGAAGCCTAACTAATCACTCAGACTGGGACAACGTTTACCTGGACATTGAAAAAGCCAAGTCTGACTctgaacagaaggaagagaagcaaaaaggtTTGAGTGAGGCCTCAGGTAAAGGAGCACGATTATTTGAGCAGCAGAGGGAACGGGCTGGGAAGTACACAGTCGAGAAAGTCCCATCGCAGAAGAGCCCCCAGCTTGCCCCAGCTGCCCAGCCACTCCAGGGCAAGGTGAACGGAGATATGCCTGTGCCACAGAAGGCAGACAGCCTGCCCCTCAGCATCCACCTGGAAGGTGTGCAAGTGCCCAGCAAACAGCCCGCCACCCTCCCcactcagctcctggctcccccTAGTCCCActttcttcccacctcccccaagCACCCCCGACCCCTTCTCTGCAAGCACAACGAGCATGTTCAACAGGTCTGCACGGCCCTTTACTCCTGGCTTTTCTGGCCAACGCCCAGCAACATCCTCTGTCATCTTCAGGCCATCTGCACCCAAAAAGCCTAGTGAAAGTCTGGGTGGGCAAAGCACAGTGGTTCCCCCTTTCTCGCCTCTAGCTCCAGGAACACCTGCCAATGCACCAGTGCCAACACACCGCGGTCCAGTCAGCTCCTCCACATCTCTGTATATTCCTGCACCAGGAAGGCCAGCACCACCACTGGAGTCGCAGccaggagggggaggaagtgctcCAGAGACTAAGCCTTCTGCCAACACTGCCCGGACATCCACCACCTCTATCTTTCTGTCAACTCCCTCAAAGCCAGGAGGGGACGTGGCCTCCGCAGCATCCCAGCCACGAGTCCCTGGAACAGCCTCTTCTTCTTTGTATATTAGTCCAGCACCATCACAGCACATGGTAAGCAGTTCCCCCATGCCAAAGCAGCCTTCTCCTGCCGTCTCACCAGCAATGCCACGACCTCCTTCTGAGCCCTTAACCTCCAGGGAGCAGAGGATTGCCGTGCCGGCTCCCCGCACAGGCATCTTGCAGGAGGCTCGCCGGCGGGGCAACAAGAAACCCATGTTCAGTAAGAttgaggagaagaagaagaattcACCCAACCCCGAGCTCCTGTCTCTGGTGCAGAACCTGGATGAGAAGCCAAAAGGTGACCACCCCGGGGCAGGCTTTGAGTCTGGGCCTGAGGAGGACTTCCTCAGCCTGGGTGCTGAGGCCTGCAACTTCATGCAGTCCTCTGGCCGCAAGTTCAAGACCCCACCTCCAGTGGCTCCTAAGCCTCAGCAGCAAGATGCTGGACTGGTAAATGGGGCTCCGGACATGCCTCAGCTTAAAGGC CCTCAGCTTAAAGGCAAGGGGGCAGAGCTCTTTGCCAAACGCCAGAGCCGCATGGACAAATTTGTGGTGGAGACAACACCGAAGCCAGAGTCCAAGCCCAGgaccccctctccttccccttctctacCCTCATCCTGGAAATATTCACCCAACATCCGGGCTCCCCCTCCAATAGCTTACAACCCAATGCATTCCCCTTTCTATCCCCTGGCAGCCAGCAAATCTCAAGCTagcaaagcagagagcaaagtGAAAAAGGCACCTGGCCAGAAATCAGGGATCAAGGTCATTGATTTAATGCGCCACCAGCCCTATCAATTAAAGTCAGCCATGTTCTGTTTTGGGGATCCCCCAAGCCCCGGCATTCAGGAGTCTCCTGGTCAGCCAGCCCTGCAGGCTAGCTCATCCTTCACGGCAGCCAAGCAGGTCCCCGTGAAAACAGCCAAGACCCAGGAGATTCGTCGCTTCTCCACTCCGGCTCCCATGCCAGCCTCAAGCAGCCTGGCACCCACTGTGCTTGTGCCCCGCTCAGCCACCACGTTGGATGAGCCAGTGTGGAGAACAGAAATGGCCTCTTCTGCCCCCACTACACCGGCACCCTTCCAAGTGGAGCTCAGCCAGACCCCTAAGCCATACCAGAGCTCCCCAGAGCCCAGTCAGACGGGCCAGAGGCCTTCCCCAAACCCAGCCTCAGCCTCTCGGTTTCAGGTGGCCAGGcccaaattctcagcagcaaGAACGGGGATGCAGGCCAATGTGTGGAGGCCGAGCTTTGGCCACCACTGA